The Sebastes fasciatus isolate fSebFas1 chromosome 13, fSebFas1.pri, whole genome shotgun sequence genome includes a region encoding these proteins:
- the LOC141780577 gene encoding RNA binding protein fox-1 homolog 3-like isoform X10 — translation MMMYFWGNQEATNPPEAMAQPYTPAQYPPPPQNGIPAEFAAPHPLPTQDYTGQSRVPEHAMTLYTPTQTHSEPAGTDNSTPAITATTTAPVSVLHHLQTLFSTRCQQTDDVTQTEGSQQLQLQHSDSSEKQQPKRLHVSNIPFRFRDPDLRQMFGQFGKILDVEIIFNERGSKGFGFVTFETSTDADRAREKLNGTIVEGRKIEVNNATARVMTNKKVANPYTNGWKLNPVVGAVYGPELYAVTGFPYPATGATVAYRGAHLRGRGRAVYNTFRTAPPPPPIPAYGAVVYQDGFYGAEIYGGYAAYRFAQPTTTAAYSDSYGRVYATADPYHHTIGPAATYSVGTMASLYRGGYSRFTPY, via the exons GGTAACCAAGAGGCCACTAACCCCCCAGAAGCGATGGCCCAGCCGTACACCCCAGCCCAGTACCCACCTCCCCCACAGAATGGCATCCCTGCAGAGTTTGCGGCACCGCACCCGCTTCCGACACAGGACTACACCGGGCAGAGCCGGGTTCCTGAGCACGCCATGACCCTCTATACGCCCACACAGACGCACAGCGAGCCGGCCGGCACTGACAACAGCACGCCCGCCATCACCGCCACCACGACCGCACCGGTCAGTGTCCTTCATCATCTGCAAACACTGTTCTCAACACGCTGTCAGCaa ACAGATGATGTGACGCAAACAGAGGGCTCtcagcagctccagctccagcactCAGACTCTTCAGAGAAGCAGCAGCCCAAAAGGTTACATGTCTCCAACATTCCCTTCCGCTTCCGGGACCCTGATCTAAGGCAAATGTTTGGG CAATTTGGAAAGATTTTAGATGTGGAGATTATCTTTAATGAGCGAGGATCCAAG GGCTTTGGGTTTGTAACTTTTGAAACAAGCACAGATGCTGATCGTGCACGGGAGAAACTAAACGGTACAATCGTAGAGGGACGCAAAATAGAG GTGAACAATGCAACAGCACGAGTGATGACAAACAAAAAAGTGGCCAACCCTTACACGAATG GATGGAAGCTGAATCCGGTGGTGGGAGCTGTCTATGGTCCTGAACTGTATGCCG TAACAGGGTTTCCCTACCCTGCCACAGGCGCTACGGTGGCCTATAGGGGTGCCCACTTGCGAGGTCGGGGGCGGGCTGTGTACAACACGTTCCGCAcggctccaccaccaccacccatcCCAGCTTACGGAGC GGTGGTGTACCAAGATGGCTTCTATGGTGCAGAGATCTAT GGTGGCTATGCAGCATACAGATTTGCCCAGCCCACCACCACCGCTGCTTACAGTGACAG CTATGGCAGAGTCTATGCAACAGCAGACCCCTACCACCACACGATTGGCCCTGCCGCCACATACAGTGTGGGGACTATG GCTAGCCTATACAGAGGAGGGTACAGTCGCTTCACTCCCtactaa
- the LOC141780577 gene encoding RNA binding protein fox-1 homolog 3-like isoform X12, producing the protein MAQPYTPAQYPPPPQNGIPAEFAAPHPLPTQDYTGQSRVPEHAMTLYTPTQTHSEPAGTDNSTPAITATTTAPVSVLHHLQTLFSTRCQQTDDVTQTEGSQQLQLQHSDSSEKQQPKRLHVSNIPFRFRDPDLRQMFGQFGKILDVEIIFNERGSKGFGFVTFETSTDADRAREKLNGTIVEGRKIEVNNATARVMTNKKVANPYTNGWKLNPVVGAVYGPELYAVTGFPYPATGATVAYRGAHLRGRGRAVYNTFRTAPPPPPIPAYGAVVYQDGFYGAEIYGGYAAYRFAQPTTTAAYSDSYGRVYATADPYHHTIGPAATYSVGTMASLYRGGYSRFTPY; encoded by the exons ATGGCCCAGCCGTACACCCCAGCCCAGTACCCACCTCCCCCACAGAATGGCATCCCTGCAGAGTTTGCGGCACCGCACCCGCTTCCGACACAGGACTACACCGGGCAGAGCCGGGTTCCTGAGCACGCCATGACCCTCTATACGCCCACACAGACGCACAGCGAGCCGGCCGGCACTGACAACAGCACGCCCGCCATCACCGCCACCACGACCGCACCGGTCAGTGTCCTTCATCATCTGCAAACACTGTTCTCAACACGCTGTCAGCaa ACAGATGATGTGACGCAAACAGAGGGCTCtcagcagctccagctccagcactCAGACTCTTCAGAGAAGCAGCAGCCCAAAAGGTTACATGTCTCCAACATTCCCTTCCGCTTCCGGGACCCTGATCTAAGGCAAATGTTTGGG CAATTTGGAAAGATTTTAGATGTGGAGATTATCTTTAATGAGCGAGGATCCAAG GGCTTTGGGTTTGTAACTTTTGAAACAAGCACAGATGCTGATCGTGCACGGGAGAAACTAAACGGTACAATCGTAGAGGGACGCAAAATAGAG GTGAACAATGCAACAGCACGAGTGATGACAAACAAAAAAGTGGCCAACCCTTACACGAATG GATGGAAGCTGAATCCGGTGGTGGGAGCTGTCTATGGTCCTGAACTGTATGCCG TAACAGGGTTTCCCTACCCTGCCACAGGCGCTACGGTGGCCTATAGGGGTGCCCACTTGCGAGGTCGGGGGCGGGCTGTGTACAACACGTTCCGCAcggctccaccaccaccacccatcCCAGCTTACGGAGC GGTGGTGTACCAAGATGGCTTCTATGGTGCAGAGATCTAT GGTGGCTATGCAGCATACAGATTTGCCCAGCCCACCACCACCGCTGCTTACAGTGACAG CTATGGCAGAGTCTATGCAACAGCAGACCCCTACCACCACACGATTGGCCCTGCCGCCACATACAGTGTGGGGACTATG GCTAGCCTATACAGAGGAGGGTACAGTCGCTTCACTCCCtactaa